A single genomic interval of Danio aesculapii chromosome 5, fDanAes4.1, whole genome shotgun sequence harbors:
- the tmem150ab gene encoding transmembrane protein 150Ab → MTAWIVLPVSLSAFSITGIWIVYAMAVMNHHVCPVENWSYNLTCTEETAKRGFPKTCCTLQDIPLISKCGCYPPESCLFSLIGNVGAFMVVMVCMLRYAQVIEHSHHCWTNTSALVSGCINALGLVMVGNFQVDHAKTLHYVGAGVAFPAGLLFVCLQCVLTYRIAETALDYWMAHVRVALSAGALVSLVLSGVFFVHESFVLQHAAAICEWVFTVLVLVYYGTFTYEFGTVNTDTMMAALMKRSQHHHPGSAVIMGGISKGVAMGCGARGLKSPGGSSTSTHLNCTPESIAML, encoded by the exons ATGACTGCCTGGATTGTTCTGCCTGTCAGCCTGTCTGCCTTCTCCATCACGGGGATATGGATCGT TTACGCCATGGCAGTAATGAACCACCATGTATGTCCGGTTGAGAACTG GTCATACAATTTGACATGCACAGAGGAAACGGCTAAAAGGGGCTTCCCAAAGACCTGCTGCACCCTTCAAGACATCCCCCTTATCAG TAAATGTGGTTGCTATCCACCAGAGAGCTGTCTCTTCAGTTTGATAGGCAATGTTGGGGCCTTTATGG tggttATGGTGTGCATGCTGCGTTACGCTCAAGTAATTGAACACAGTCATCATTGCTGGACCAACACAAGTGCTTTGGTGTCCGGCTGCATTAATGCCCTTGGGTTGGTCATGGTGGGCAACTTCCAA GTGGATCATGCCAAGACGCTTCACTATGTGGGAGCAGGTGTAGCTTTCCCCGCAGGCTTGCTGTTTGTATGTCTGCAGTGTGTTCTGACATACCGTATAGCAGAGACCGCACTGGACTACTGGATGGCTCATGTACGTGTGGCTCTCTCGGCTGGAGCTCTCGTATCGCTTGTCCTCA GTGGTGTCTTCTTCGTGCATGAGAGTTTTGTTTTGCAGCATGCTGCAGCCATCTGTGAATGGGTCTTCACGGTTTTGGTCCTAGTGTATTACGGCACCTTTACTTATGAGTTTGGCACTGTCAACACTGACACCATGATGGCGGCCTTAATGAAACGCAGTCAACATCACCATCCAGGGTCAGCAGTCATCATGGGGGGCATTAGTAAGGGTGTTGCAATGGGATGTGGCGCCCGTGGTCTGAAGTCACCCGGAGGCAGCAGCACATCCACACACCTCAACTGCACACCAGAGAGCATCGCCATGCTTTAG